TCAGGGTTATTGAACCGGACGGAAAAGATCAGGTTATGACAAAGAAAATCGAAACGGTCTGCGGCTATTCCTGCACCGGGTGCGAGCACCACGAAAAGGAATGCCCGGGATGCGAGGCAACGAAGGGTAAGCCGTTCTGGACCGGGTATGTCGGTGCTGACTCCTGCCCGGTCTATTCCTGTTGTACTACGGAGAGGAAGCTTCCGCATTGCGGGAAATGTCCCGATCTTATGTGCGAGCGCTTCACCCGCTTCAGGGACCCGGGCATGAGCGATGAGCAGGTAACATCAGGACTCGCGGAGATGGAACGGGAGCTGAGGAGCAGGAAGTAACCTGCAATTTGTTGCCGGGAGCTTTTTGCAGTACTGGTCCGGGAAATTCCCGGGTTGCTTATTGCGGGGAGAACGGGATTGGTCCCGAGCGCAGGCTCCAGTCTTCTTCAAACGTTGCCTGGATCCCTGAAATGATCGCGGGATCCACGAGAAGGAGCCCAAGTTCCCGGTCCTTATCCAGGTGCTGGGTCTCGAAGTTCTGGGACCCGACAAACGCCCGCTGCGAGCCGGTGCCGTTATCGGCGATGAGCACTTTTGCGTGCATATAATACGAGGTTCCCTGACGGATTGCAACCCCGCTGTCGGCCAGGTTTTCAGCTGCCTTCAGCCGTTTCTTCCCACCCCCGGCAGGATCCGGTATGAGAACCCGGACCAACACTCCCCGTTTCGCTGCCTGGCTCAGGTTCTCCACGACAAGCGGATCCTCAAGATTCTCGTTGTAAATGGTGATGTCCGAATGTGCTCCTTCGATTAAGGACAGGATCGTTGCCCGGGCATGATCGGGACTCCAGACAAGGGTCGGGACTCGATAAGTCGCAGTCCGGTTGTTCCAGTCGGCATCGAAAACCTCCCCGATCTCACGAACCTCGGTGAGATTGTCGGTTCTCACGATGAAGTCCCGGGTCGAGGAGAAAGTATCGGGTTTCAGGTTACAGGTCATGATTAGCGAATACTTCCCATCGATGGTGAAGGTCTTCTGGTGGGTCTTGGCGAAGACCGCTGGCCCGGGCCGGGTGAGGACACCATGCGATTCCAGTTCCTGCATCCGGGGCAGGTTCCGGTCGGTGACTTCTGATTCGGGATCCTTGCCTGCATCGTAGATGACCCGGACCGCGATCCCCCGGGCCGAGGCATTTTCAAGCGCTGCCATGATCTTCTTGTCATTCAGGTTGTAGATCGTGAGATTGATCGACCGGGTTGCACTATCAATGGCATCGATAATGGGTGCCCGCCCGCTGTCGGGTTCGATGAAGAGAATGTACGGGGACGGTGATGATATGGCCGGGGTTATCGCCTTGGGAGAGCGTGAGAAGATACCTGCGATCGCGGGGTTTGATCCGGATTCGGCCGCAAGGAATCCAAGACACGCGAGAATGACGAGGAACAGGATGATGAAGGCTGGTATCTTCTGCATCGGGATCATGAGAACATGGCAGGTTGGGAATATACAGGTAGCGGAAAGGATCGTGCAGGCTTCCGGGCCTGTCATGATGAAATGTTATGACACCGGTGAGAAATACAGCTCATCGACAGGATTGATGCCAGGGTCCGAGACTGACTGGTTACAAGGGGCAGAATTTACATGGCAATGGCATGTCGCAGAACGCTTTTGCATATTTTAATAATGTTATAAAAAATATGCTGATTTAATTCCGTTGATTCATGCATTCGAGTACTCTCCATTCTTAGGATAGCACCTCCTTCCTTCGAACCTGTTGCCCGGATTGCGGGTCCGCTCCTGCGACCCAGCCCTCAGCGGAACATGACCTGCAGGAGTGAAAACGAGGTATGCCATGAACAGAAAAGCAATGGAAGAACAGATCCGGAAACTCCGGGCCGAGACACCTGATATCAGAATTGCCTTCAATAAGGAGCGGTCAGCCATTTCCCTGATGAGGGGGCGACTCCCGGGAAGAGCAGGGAAAGTACCGGATTTTAAAAAAAACCCGTATTCAATTGCCCGGAAAGTCATCAGGGAATACCGTGCCCTTTTTGGTGATATCGACGAGAAGAAAAATCTTGCCAATGGCAGGGTGCTGATCGACCGGCAGGATCAGACGCACGTGTCGTTCCAGCAGATGCACGGCGATGTGATCGTACTGGGCGGGGGCATCTCTGTCCACTATGCTGCAGATGGATCGGTCTATCTCATCAGGTCCACCCTTGCGCACGGCATCGATGCGCCGAAAAAGCCATCCGTAACAGCAGAAAAGGCGGCGGAGATCGCTTTACAGGATGCAGGAGATGGATCTGAATTGTTCGAGAGCGTCAGGCCGGTCCTCTTTGTTGCGGGCGCCGCGATCGTGCACCGGGAAATGGAGGAGCGGGAGTACTATCTCTGCTGGAAGATGCGGGTGATCCCGCCCAGGACAAGCCGGATTCCCGACCAGATCTACCTTGTCGATGCATCGGACGGGACGGTACTCATGAAGTATCCGGCTGTGTGGAATATCGGCACAGGTTACTACTCACAGGGAACTACACTGAATTCCGAGCCCTCAGACGGAACATTCCGGCTCCGCGATACCGTCACTTCCTCCGGCTGGCTGGTAGAGACAAAACCCGTCATCCATACCTACGATGATGCCGGCGTGGGAGCCCTGGTCCTCACGGACTATTCCGAGGACAGCGACGATAACTGGGACAACGACGGAGTCGTTCCAGAGAATCGCTGCAATGACCAGAGAGAAGAGGTGGATATCCACCGGTATCTGGGCTACATCCTCTCGTATTATTATACGACCCACGGACACAACAGCTGGGATAATGCCGGCACGGATATCAAAGCCCACGCCCACAACAATGCCCTGTGGATCATGCCCAACAACGCATTCTGGGATACCGATAGGAAGCAGATTTATGTGGGCGACGGTAATGGCGTCTGGATGGACTTCGTGTGCCCCCTGGACGTCCTGGGACATGAATTTACCCATGGCGTCAACGATGGCTTCGGCATCTTCGCGATCAATGATGGCGAAATCGGGGCAGGCAATGAGGCCCTGGCAGATATCTTCTCGTACTTCATTGCTTTCGATTACCCGGCCGAGTGCCCTGATCCGGAGCATCTGGGAGTCCGGATGTTTTTCAGCGGTTATTCACGAAATATAGCCGATCCGAGCCGGGACCCGGGAGGCACGGTCCTGTATGATGCCACGGACGATGATACCAAGATCGACAGTGTGTATGGTGCAGGATATTACCCTGACCATTACAGCATCCGGTACACGGGAGAGTATGACCACCACGGGGTTCATGTCAACTGTCCGATCCTCACGCATGCCTTCTATCTCATGATCAATGGCGGAACCCACCGACTTTCCCGGATCACGGTCTCGGGTATCGGCACCGGGCCGGTCGAACAGATGCTCTATGCCGCCATCTCGACTCCGGGACTCCTGACCCAGACCTCAACGTTTGCCGATATCCGG
Above is a window of uncultured Methanoregula sp. DNA encoding:
- a CDS encoding DUF3795 domain-containing protein, with protein sequence MTKKIETVCGYSCTGCEHHEKECPGCEATKGKPFWTGYVGADSCPVYSCCTTERKLPHCGKCPDLMCERFTRFRDPGMSDEQVTSGLAEMERELRSRK
- a CDS encoding phospholipase D-like domain-containing protein, which codes for MTGPEACTILSATCIFPTCHVLMIPMQKIPAFIILFLVILACLGFLAAESGSNPAIAGIFSRSPKAITPAISSPSPYILFIEPDSGRAPIIDAIDSATRSINLTIYNLNDKKIMAALENASARGIAVRVIYDAGKDPESEVTDRNLPRMQELESHGVLTRPGPAVFAKTHQKTFTIDGKYSLIMTCNLKPDTFSSTRDFIVRTDNLTEVREIGEVFDADWNNRTATYRVPTLVWSPDHARATILSLIEGAHSDITIYNENLEDPLVVENLSQAAKRGVLVRVLIPDPAGGGKKRLKAAENLADSGVAIRQGTSYYMHAKVLIADNGTGSQRAFVGSQNFETQHLDKDRELGLLLVDPAIISGIQATFEEDWSLRSGPIPFSPQ
- a CDS encoding M4 family metallopeptidase, which gives rise to MNRKAMEEQIRKLRAETPDIRIAFNKERSAISLMRGRLPGRAGKVPDFKKNPYSIARKVIREYRALFGDIDEKKNLANGRVLIDRQDQTHVSFQQMHGDVIVLGGGISVHYAADGSVYLIRSTLAHGIDAPKKPSVTAEKAAEIALQDAGDGSELFESVRPVLFVAGAAIVHREMEEREYYLCWKMRVIPPRTSRIPDQIYLVDASDGTVLMKYPAVWNIGTGYYSQGTTLNSEPSDGTFRLRDTVTSSGWLVETKPVIHTYDDAGVGALVLTDYSEDSDDNWDNDGVVPENRCNDQREEVDIHRYLGYILSYYYTTHGHNSWDNAGTDIKAHAHNNALWIMPNNAFWDTDRKQIYVGDGNGVWMDFVCPLDVLGHEFTHGVNDGFGIFAINDGEIGAGNEALADIFSYFIAFDYPAECPDPEHLGVRMFFSGYSRNIADPSRDPGGTVLYDATDDDTKIDSVYGAGYYPDHYSIRYTGEYDHHGVHVNCPILTHAFYLMINGGTHRLSRITVSGIGTGPVEQMLYAAISTPGLLTQTSTFADIRIAMIESCLSLYPENLGYLATVKSAFAAAGIGPDLYIRDQLSDQGAEPGTLSCMSPDIIVRQLPADAATLAQIGDSTNSSLCEKIELGGRDHSVYFRVFNRGSVPASGTLRLFISPVSTFPVPGSWHEVGHYDFGPVPENGGIWVPGAADQCITLTSALIDSLGVGHFCFIGIIECDADPAPDYTLINDTGEFHDFIIRSNNFAWRNCVIEDNVHPSLRGEIPPFTRDFRMQGFGRPFEPRNLEIDTRDLPAGTELVVLIPEAKFFGLKASELGSAGITGQPAKVADTLDDPDGTAAKEPIRQIPLGLIAGAAAVSPEVKTTLATWEVGKYQPVKIRKPGVFRLEGFRLDRAERTTIRFVVKFPKKTGDHDVTLAFRERVRGAILGQMNYVFRIRRARA